From Vogesella sp. XCS3, the proteins below share one genomic window:
- a CDS encoding sigma-54 dependent transcriptional regulator, which yields MSRVLIVDDEPDIRELLQLTLLKMGLEVDSAASVGDACSKLARQRFELVLTDMRLPDGEGLQVVQYIAEQQLDIPVAVITAFGSTENAVAAMKAGAFDYLAKPLSLAALRALVKSAIRLPAAAANPAMAGERLLGEAPAMQEVRKLIAKLARSQAAVHISGESGTGKEQAARQIHEQSPRAGKPFVAVNCGAIPENLMESEFFGSKKGAYTGADADREGFFQQAHGGTLFLDEVADLPLAMQVKLLRVIQEKTVRRLGATQEEAIDVRILSATHRNLPQAVSDGLFRQDLFYRLNVISLAMPALRELRDDIPRFVGALLDRFAGSSEVRPRLTPDAVKALLAYHYPGNFRELENILERAVALCSDDRIEPEDLQLGACPDSLAEGDTLVPGSSETLQDYLDRVERVAIEAALQQSEGNRTQAAKLLGVSFRSLRYRLERLGMK from the coding sequence ATGAGCCGCGTACTGATCGTTGACGACGAACCCGATATCCGCGAACTGCTGCAACTGACCCTGTTGAAGATGGGGCTGGAAGTAGACAGCGCCGCCTCGGTAGGCGACGCCTGCAGCAAGCTGGCCCGCCAGCGTTTCGAGCTGGTACTCACCGATATGCGTCTGCCCGACGGCGAAGGCCTGCAGGTGGTGCAGTACATTGCCGAACAGCAGCTGGATATTCCGGTGGCGGTGATTACCGCTTTTGGCAGTACCGAAAACGCCGTAGCCGCCATGAAGGCCGGCGCGTTTGACTACCTGGCCAAGCCGCTGAGCCTGGCCGCGCTGCGCGCCCTGGTGAAGTCGGCCATCCGCCTGCCTGCCGCTGCGGCCAACCCTGCCATGGCGGGTGAACGCCTGCTGGGCGAGGCCCCGGCCATGCAAGAGGTACGCAAGCTGATTGCCAAGCTGGCGCGCAGCCAGGCGGCGGTGCATATCAGCGGTGAATCGGGTACCGGTAAAGAGCAGGCTGCCCGCCAGATACACGAACAAAGCCCCCGCGCCGGCAAACCCTTTGTGGCGGTGAACTGCGGTGCCATTCCGGAAAACCTGATGGAGAGCGAGTTTTTCGGCAGCAAGAAAGGCGCGTATACCGGTGCGGATGCCGACCGAGAAGGCTTCTTTCAGCAGGCACACGGCGGTACGCTGTTTCTGGACGAGGTGGCCGACCTGCCGCTGGCCATGCAGGTCAAGCTGCTGCGCGTGATCCAGGAAAAAACCGTGCGTCGCCTGGGGGCCACGCAAGAAGAAGCCATCGATGTACGCATCCTGTCGGCCACGCACCGCAACCTGCCCCAGGCAGTAAGCGATGGCTTGTTCCGCCAGGATCTGTTCTACCGGCTGAACGTCATCAGCCTGGCCATGCCGGCGCTGCGCGAGCTGCGCGACGATATTCCGCGCTTTGTCGGCGCCCTGCTCGACCGCTTTGCCGGCAGCAGCGAGGTGCGCCCGCGCCTGACCCCCGACGCGGTAAAAGCCCTGCTGGCCTACCATTACCCGGGCAATTTCCGCGAGCTGGAAAACATTCTGGAACGCGCGGTGGCGTTGTGTAGCGACGATCGTATCGAGCCGGAAGACCTGCAGCTGGGTGCCTGCCCGGATAGCCTGGCCGAGGGTGACACGCTGGTGCCGGGCAGCAGCGAAACCCTGCAAGACTACCTGGACCGCGTGGAGCGGGTGGCGATAGAAGCGGCTTTGCAGCAAAGCGAGGGCAACCGTACCCAGGCGGCCAAGCTGCTGGGGGTAAGCTTCCGCTCGCTGCGCTACCGGCTGGAGAGGCTGGGGATGAAGTAA
- a CDS encoding methyl-accepting chemotaxis protein: MSKLTISRLSLAQKLSLVLSIALFIILGIAGLVVSQWLGNRVEQRAVDTMQQTNQQVVDSIAAYASVLESSAHNSAAQLAASLPGALRVDAANPVTISGNSAPALYSGDTLLNGNEIQVDRFTQATRGVATLFVRQGDDFIRIASSLKKEDGTRAVGTSLDHAHPAYSLLKSGERYTGPANLFGRDYMTHYIPLKDAAGQVVAVVFAGIDYTDGLKALKQKILSLKIGDSGYVYVLDAKTRPGELVIHPNKEGKNLLDSTDADGQPFIKTMISQQQGQIRYNWLDAGATKPRLKLATFVPYPQWGWLVATSAYQDELVREPHEMQVKMLLGTLLVIVLLVALVFVAMRRWVSAPLARLVDTTRRVAAGDLTVSIAVDRHDEIGEVLQANNLMCKELRQLISEVNQSVDGLARNAQGLAALSEDVSGSSQEQSRAVAAMAACVEEMTQSISQVSQYASDARELAIQSDQVSKTGEVIVGRTVQTMREIAAASGSTAATVTQLGERSEQISRVVTVIRDIADQTNLLALNAAIEAARAGEMGRGFAVVADEVRKLAERTTQSTLEISETVGRIQSESREAVESMNSGVLQVEAGVKSASEAGDSLQSIRDGARKVEESVVGIADALREQSTASMDIAHNVERVAQQADQNHHKAHDASLAACEMTAMAQQLRQSVSRFKI; this comes from the coding sequence ATGTCCAAACTCACCATCTCGCGCCTGTCATTGGCGCAAAAACTCAGCCTGGTGCTCAGCATCGCGCTGTTTATCATTCTGGGTATTGCCGGCCTGGTTGTTAGCCAGTGGCTGGGCAACCGCGTAGAACAGCGCGCGGTCGACACCATGCAACAAACCAACCAGCAAGTCGTAGACAGTATTGCTGCCTACGCCAGCGTGCTGGAAAGCAGCGCCCACAATAGTGCCGCACAGCTGGCCGCCAGCCTGCCGGGGGCGCTACGCGTGGATGCGGCCAACCCTGTCACTATCAGCGGCAACAGTGCCCCGGCACTGTATAGCGGCGACACACTGCTGAACGGCAACGAAATCCAGGTAGACCGTTTTACCCAGGCGACCCGCGGCGTAGCCACCCTGTTTGTACGCCAGGGCGATGATTTCATCCGCATTGCATCGTCGCTGAAAAAAGAAGACGGCACCCGCGCCGTGGGCACCTCGCTGGACCACGCCCACCCGGCGTATAGCCTGCTGAAAAGCGGCGAGCGCTATACCGGCCCGGCCAACCTGTTTGGCCGTGACTACATGACACACTACATACCGCTGAAGGATGCCGCCGGCCAGGTTGTTGCCGTGGTCTTTGCCGGTATCGATTACACCGACGGGCTGAAAGCACTGAAGCAGAAGATCCTGTCGCTCAAGATCGGTGATAGCGGCTACGTATACGTGCTGGACGCCAAAACACGCCCGGGCGAGCTGGTCATCCACCCCAATAAAGAAGGCAAAAACCTGCTGGACAGCACCGATGCCGACGGCCAGCCTTTTATCAAGACCATGATCTCGCAGCAGCAAGGGCAAATCCGTTACAACTGGCTGGACGCCGGCGCCACCAAGCCACGTCTGAAACTGGCTACCTTCGTGCCTTACCCGCAGTGGGGCTGGCTGGTTGCCACCAGCGCCTACCAGGACGAGCTGGTGCGTGAGCCGCACGAAATGCAGGTCAAGATGCTGCTGGGCACCCTGCTGGTCATCGTACTGCTGGTAGCGCTGGTCTTCGTGGCCATGCGCCGTTGGGTCAGCGCCCCGCTGGCACGCCTGGTAGACACCACCCGCCGCGTGGCCGCTGGCGACCTGACCGTGAGTATTGCCGTAGACCGCCACGATGAAATCGGCGAAGTGCTGCAAGCCAATAACCTGATGTGCAAAGAGCTGCGCCAGCTGATCAGCGAAGTGAACCAGAGCGTGGATGGCCTGGCACGCAACGCGCAGGGCCTGGCCGCGCTGTCGGAAGACGTGTCCGGCAGCTCGCAGGAGCAAAGCCGGGCCGTGGCCGCCATGGCCGCCTGTGTCGAGGAGATGACACAAAGCATCAGCCAGGTCAGCCAGTACGCCAGCGACGCGCGCGAGCTGGCCATCCAGTCCGACCAGGTGTCCAAAACCGGCGAAGTGATTGTTGGCCGCACCGTGCAGACCATGCGCGAAATCGCTGCCGCCAGCGGCAGCACCGCCGCCACCGTCACCCAGCTGGGCGAGCGCTCCGAGCAGATCAGCCGCGTGGTCACCGTGATCCGCGACATTGCCGACCAGACCAACCTGCTGGCGCTGAACGCTGCCATCGAAGCCGCCCGCGCCGGTGAAATGGGCCGCGGTTTTGCCGTGGTGGCCGACGAAGTACGCAAGCTGGCCGAGCGCACCACGCAATCCACGCTGGAAATCAGCGAGACGGTTGGCCGCATCCAGTCCGAATCGCGCGAAGCGGTAGAGAGCATGAATAGCGGCGTGCTGCAGGTAGAAGCCGGCGTGAAATCGGCCAGCGAAGCCGGCGACAGCCTGCAAAGCATCCGCGACGGCGCGCGCAAGGTAGAAGAATCGGTCGTCGGCATTGCCGACGCACTGCGCGAACAAAGCACTGCCAGCATGGACATCGCCCACAACGTGGAACGAGTGGCGCAGCAAGCCGACCAGAACCACCACAAGGCGCACGACGCCTCGCTGGCTGCCTGCGAAATGACTGCCATGGCGCAGCAGCTGCGCCAGTCGGTATCGCGCTTCAAGATCTGA
- a CDS encoding LysR family transcriptional regulator, whose amino-acid sequence MDLGDLAIFQAVLKEGGITAAARRLHRVQSNITTRIKQLEDSLGVALFERDGRGVRPTAAAHVLADYSARLLALADEARAAVASDTPRGTLRLGAMENTAAVRLPPLLAHFHQQHPDVRLELRTGPTASMIGAVLAGELDCALVCGPVNEPRLESQPFCQENLLLISALGARVGPEHGPLTLLAFDHGCAYRQRLERWLDESGCVVDRLVELDSYHAMISCAASGMGIALVPEALLALTPAAGHVATHPLPAQLALAPTVLIRRRGVRAPAIDAFAASLFAFQQ is encoded by the coding sequence ATGGACCTAGGCGACCTGGCTATCTTTCAGGCGGTACTCAAGGAAGGCGGCATTACCGCCGCCGCGCGCCGCCTGCACCGCGTGCAATCCAACATCACCACCCGCATCAAGCAGCTGGAAGACAGCCTGGGTGTCGCGCTGTTCGAACGCGACGGCCGCGGCGTGCGGCCAACCGCAGCCGCCCACGTGCTGGCCGACTATAGCGCGCGCTTGCTGGCGCTGGCCGACGAAGCACGCGCCGCGGTGGCCAGCGATACGCCACGCGGCACGCTGCGCCTGGGCGCCATGGAAAACACTGCCGCCGTGCGCCTGCCACCCTTGCTGGCCCACTTTCATCAGCAACACCCGGATGTGCGGCTGGAGCTGCGCACCGGCCCTACCGCCAGCATGATCGGCGCCGTACTGGCAGGGGAGCTGGACTGCGCGCTGGTATGCGGGCCGGTAAACGAACCCAGGCTGGAAAGCCAGCCGTTTTGCCAGGAAAACCTGCTGCTGATCAGCGCACTGGGCGCCAGGGTAGGGCCGGAACACGGGCCGCTCACCCTGCTGGCTTTCGACCACGGCTGCGCCTACCGGCAGCGGCTGGAGCGCTGGCTGGATGAAAGCGGCTGCGTGGTGGACCGGCTGGTAGAGCTGGACTCCTACCATGCCATGATCAGCTGCGCCGCCAGCGGCATGGGTATTGCGCTGGTGCCCGAAGCGCTGCTGGCGCTGACCCCGGCCGCCGGCCATGTGGCTACCCACCCGCTACCCGCGCAGCTCGCGCTCGCCCCTACCGTGTTGATTCGCCGTCGCGGCGTACGCGCCCCGGCTATTGATGCATTTGCTGCAAGTTTGTTTGCATTTCAGCAATAA
- a CDS encoding DMT family transporter, which yields MSQRASRHGYLYLFACLLLWSSFMLMARLGGKTPLTAYDLLALRLGTASLVLLCLPRPPLAAWRDARLWLLALIGCIGFCLLCYSAVRWVPAAHLALLVAGIQPFLMALLLLLLGQGWPQRAARPGYAVMALGLGLLAWPLFAGQALPGQWLGDGMLLTAGVLWALYALLAKRWGYAPWLLTSFVTLASTLLYLPVYLLWLPKGLAATPWPMIVSQALFHGISPAIVAMLCYLRAVDLLGPSRVAALMALIPVLTGIAAVPLLHEPLTATLASALLCVSLGAWWVSRPAPAPAQLRPAAACGQP from the coding sequence ATGTCCCAACGCGCCAGCCGTCACGGCTACCTGTACCTGTTTGCCTGCCTGTTGCTGTGGAGCAGCTTCATGTTGATGGCGCGCCTGGGTGGCAAGACGCCGCTCACCGCCTACGACCTGCTGGCGCTGCGGCTGGGCACCGCCAGCCTAGTGCTACTGTGTTTGCCGCGCCCGCCGTTGGCCGCGTGGCGCGATGCGCGGCTGTGGTTGCTAGCGCTGATAGGCTGCATCGGTTTCTGCCTGCTGTGCTACAGCGCGGTACGCTGGGTGCCGGCCGCGCACCTGGCCTTGCTGGTGGCCGGCATCCAGCCTTTCCTGATGGCGCTGCTGCTGTTGCTGCTGGGCCAGGGTTGGCCGCAGCGTGCCGCCCGCCCCGGTTATGCGGTGATGGCGCTGGGGCTGGGTTTGCTGGCTTGGCCGCTGTTTGCCGGTCAGGCGCTGCCGGGGCAATGGCTGGGCGATGGCATGCTGCTGACCGCTGGTGTGCTGTGGGCGCTCTATGCCTTGCTGGCCAAACGCTGGGGCTACGCGCCGTGGCTGCTCACCAGCTTTGTGACACTGGCGTCCACCCTGCTCTACCTGCCTGTTTATCTGTTGTGGCTGCCCAAAGGCCTGGCGGCAACGCCGTGGCCGATGATCGTGAGCCAGGCGCTGTTTCACGGCATCAGCCCGGCCATCGTCGCCATGCTGTGTTACCTGCGGGCTGTCGATTTACTAGGCCCGTCACGCGTGGCGGCGCTGATGGCGCTGATCCCGGTGCTGACCGGTATCGCCGCCGTACCGCTATTGCACGAGCCGCTCACTGCCACGCTGGCGTCGGCGCTGTTGTGTGTATCGCTGGGTGCCTGGTGGGTGTCGCGCCCGGCGCCGGCACCGGCCCAGCTCCGCCCGGCGGCGGCTTGCGGCCAACCCTGA
- a CDS encoding 2-hydroxymuconate tautomerase family protein, which yields MPYVNIKITREGATAEQKAELIAGVTQLLQTVLNKNPATTVVVIDEVDTDNWGIGGESVTVRRARGS from the coding sequence ATGCCCTACGTCAATATCAAGATTACCCGTGAAGGCGCGACCGCCGAGCAAAAAGCCGAGCTGATTGCCGGTGTGACACAGCTGCTGCAGACAGTGCTGAACAAGAACCCGGCCACCACCGTGGTGGTGATCGACGAGGTGGACACCGATAACTGGGGCATCGGCGGCGAGAGCGTCACCGTGCGCCGCGCGCGCGGCAGCTAG
- the argH gene encoding argininosuccinate lyase, translating to MQDTHAWSGRFSEPVSELVKKYTASVTFDNRLAEFDIEGSLAHAAMLNKSGVLSDADLAAIRDGMAQIIADIRAGNFDWSVDLEDVHMNVERRLTDKIGDAGKRLHTGRSRNDQVATDIRLWLRAQIDAIVVLIAELQTSLLDLAEQHADTVMPGFTHLQVAQPVTFGHHMLAYVEMLGRDAERMSDCRKRVNRLPLGAAALAGTTFPIDRHYTAQLLGFDDVCHNSLDAVSDRDFAIEFTAAASLVMVHLSRLSEELILWMSPRVGFIDIADRFCTGSSIMPQKKNPDVPELVRGKSGRVVGHLIALVTLMKAQPLAYNKDNQEDKEPLFDTADTLIDTLRIYADMMRGITVKPDAMRAAVLQGFATATDLADYLVKKGMPFRDSHEVVALTVRHAEQQGVDIAELSLDTLRQFSTLIEQDVYSVLTPEGSLAQRDHVGGTAPNQVRFQIARHRARLAG from the coding sequence ATGCAAGATACGCACGCCTGGTCCGGCCGCTTCTCCGAACCCGTTTCCGAACTGGTTAAAAAATACACCGCTTCGGTCACTTTCGATAACCGCCTGGCCGAGTTCGACATCGAAGGCTCGCTGGCGCACGCCGCCATGCTGAACAAGTCCGGCGTGCTGTCCGACGCCGACCTGGCCGCCATCCGCGACGGCATGGCGCAGATCATCGCCGACATCCGCGCCGGTAACTTCGACTGGAGCGTGGACCTGGAAGACGTGCACATGAACGTGGAGCGCCGCCTCACCGACAAGATCGGCGACGCCGGCAAGCGCCTGCACACCGGCCGCAGCCGTAACGACCAGGTCGCCACCGACATCCGCCTGTGGCTGCGCGCGCAGATCGACGCCATCGTGGTGCTGATCGCCGAGCTGCAAACCAGCCTGCTGGACCTGGCCGAACAGCACGCCGACACCGTGATGCCGGGCTTCACCCACCTGCAGGTGGCACAGCCGGTAACCTTTGGCCACCACATGCTGGCCTACGTGGAAATGCTGGGCCGCGACGCCGAGCGCATGAGCGACTGCCGCAAGCGCGTGAACCGCCTGCCGCTGGGCGCCGCCGCACTGGCCGGCACCACCTTCCCCATCGACCGCCACTACACCGCGCAGCTGCTGGGCTTTGACGACGTGTGCCACAACTCGCTGGACGCCGTGTCCGACCGTGACTTCGCCATCGAATTCACCGCCGCCGCCAGCCTGGTGATGGTGCACCTGAGCCGCCTGTCCGAAGAGCTGATCCTGTGGATGAGCCCGCGCGTCGGCTTTATCGATATCGCCGACCGCTTCTGCACCGGCAGCTCCATCATGCCGCAAAAGAAAAACCCGGACGTACCGGAGCTGGTACGCGGCAAATCCGGCCGTGTTGTTGGCCACCTGATCGCCCTGGTCACCCTGATGAAGGCGCAGCCACTGGCCTACAACAAGGACAATCAGGAAGACAAAGAGCCGCTGTTTGACACCGCCGACACCCTGATCGACACCCTGCGCATCTACGCCGACATGATGCGCGGCATCACCGTGAAGCCGGACGCCATGCGTGCTGCCGTGCTGCAGGGCTTTGCCACCGCCACCGACCTGGCCGACTACCTGGTGAAAAAGGGCATGCCATTCCGCGACAGCCACGAAGTGGTGGCGCTGACCGTACGCCACGCCGAGCAGCAGGGCGTGGACATTGCCGAGCTGAGCCTGGACACGCTGCGCCAGTTCAGTACCCTGATCGAGCAAGACGTGTACAGCGTACTGACCCCGGAAGGCAGCCTGGCGCAACGCGACCACGTGGGCGGCACCGCACCGAACCAGGTACGCTTCCAGATTGCCCGCCACCGCGCCCGCCTGGCCGGTTAG
- a CDS encoding YaeQ family protein, whose amino-acid sequence MALKATIYKADLTISDMDRGYYDSHSLTIAQHPSETIERMMLRIAVFALHAGEYMAFTRGISDDEEPDLWQKNFSEEIEQWIELGEPDEKRLRKACGRAGQVWLYNYGGRSADIWWEGMAGKVGRFDHLNIFSIATDTLAELAALCERSMQLNATVQDGVLWLSSEQGSVAVSPHRLYGSAER is encoded by the coding sequence ATGGCACTGAAAGCCACCATTTACAAAGCCGACCTCACGATTTCCGATATGGACCGTGGCTATTACGACAGCCACAGCCTGACCATCGCCCAGCACCCGTCCGAAACCATCGAGCGCATGATGCTGCGCATTGCCGTATTTGCCCTGCACGCCGGCGAATACATGGCCTTTACCCGCGGTATCAGCGACGACGAGGAACCGGACCTGTGGCAGAAGAATTTCAGTGAGGAAATCGAGCAGTGGATCGAGCTGGGCGAGCCGGACGAAAAGCGCCTGCGCAAAGCCTGCGGCCGCGCCGGCCAGGTATGGCTGTACAACTACGGTGGCCGTTCGGCGGATATCTGGTGGGAAGGCATGGCCGGCAAGGTTGGCCGCTTCGACCACCTGAACATCTTCAGCATCGCCACCGACACCCTGGCCGAGCTGGCCGCGCTGTGCGAGCGCAGCATGCAGCTGAACGCCACAGTGCAGGACGGCGTGCTGTGGCTGTCGTCCGAGCAAGGCAGCGTGGCCGTCAGCCCGCACCGCCTGTACGGCAGCGCCGAGCGCTAA
- a CDS encoding FMN-binding negative transcriptional regulator has protein sequence MPLYQPPAFASPASAASALAARHPFATLITPASDTPWISHLVLLPDPSRPDCLLGHLAAANGHSQALLQAPSVAVFQGEHGYISPRWYQSSGMVPTWNYRVAHAQCAVAQQVSGDELYTLLAQLSARFEGPDGWSPEAVPAQAMAAMQRAIVGFRLPVIQWQCKEKLSQNRSLADRHSVIAALASGQPDEQQLAACMQAVLDSEPAS, from the coding sequence ATGCCACTCTACCAACCACCCGCTTTTGCCAGCCCTGCCAGCGCGGCCAGCGCACTGGCTGCCCGGCACCCCTTTGCCACGCTGATCACCCCCGCTAGCGACACACCGTGGATCAGCCACCTGGTGTTGCTACCCGACCCCAGCCGGCCAGACTGCCTGCTAGGCCACCTGGCCGCCGCCAATGGCCATAGCCAGGCTTTGCTACAGGCGCCCAGCGTTGCCGTGTTTCAGGGGGAGCACGGTTATATCTCGCCACGCTGGTACCAAAGCAGCGGCATGGTACCTACCTGGAACTACCGTGTAGCGCACGCCCAATGCGCCGTGGCGCAGCAGGTGAGCGGCGACGAGCTCTACACGCTGCTGGCGCAGCTCAGTGCCCGCTTCGAAGGGCCGGACGGCTGGTCGCCCGAAGCCGTACCAGCCCAGGCCATGGCCGCCATGCAGCGCGCCATCGTGGGCTTTCGCCTGCCCGTGATCCAGTGGCAATGCAAGGAAAAACTCAGCCAGAACCGTAGCCTGGCCGACCGCCACAGCGTGATCGCCGCCCTGGCCAGTGGCCAGCCTGACGAGCAACAGCTGGCTGCCTGCATGCAGGCAGTGCTCGACAGCGAACCCGCCAGCTAG
- a CDS encoding ABC transporter substrate-binding protein codes for MRRWFIAVCLLWLAGGVWAAEPPLQVRFSNQEYPPYAGSRLPDGGMLTRLVTEVFRRGNVSVSYVWYPNNRAIQLARNGDVDGSVGWTPSPDRERDLLFSQEVLPFRMVLFQRKAQRYRWKVLSDLAPYRFGVTLGNFYSPEFDLLLKQGVLHADESPDDLSNMRKLVARRVDLVPMELESGQFLIQQQLPPAQAQLLVAQPRAYWHAPMCMVVWRGHPQAAELVRRFNRELAAMKRSGELARLLADSRRRVFLPQP; via the coding sequence ATGCGGCGATGGTTTATAGCGGTGTGCCTGCTGTGGTTGGCCGGCGGGGTATGGGCTGCCGAGCCGCCACTACAGGTGCGCTTTTCCAACCAGGAGTACCCGCCCTACGCCGGTAGCCGGCTGCCGGATGGCGGCATGCTGACGCGGCTGGTTACCGAGGTGTTTCGCCGTGGCAATGTGTCGGTCAGCTATGTGTGGTACCCCAATAACCGCGCCATCCAGCTGGCGCGTAACGGCGATGTGGATGGCAGTGTGGGCTGGACGCCCAGCCCGGATCGCGAGCGTGATTTGCTGTTCAGCCAGGAGGTGCTGCCGTTTCGCATGGTGCTGTTCCAGCGCAAGGCGCAGCGTTACCGCTGGAAAGTGTTATCAGACCTGGCACCCTATCGTTTTGGCGTCACGCTGGGGAATTTCTATTCGCCCGAGTTTGACCTGCTGTTGAAGCAGGGGGTACTGCACGCCGACGAATCCCCCGACGACCTGAGCAATATGCGCAAACTGGTCGCCCGGCGGGTAGACCTGGTGCCCATGGAGCTGGAAAGCGGGCAGTTCCTGATCCAGCAGCAGCTGCCACCGGCGCAGGCGCAGCTGCTGGTGGCGCAGCCCCGTGCCTACTGGCATGCCCCCATGTGCATGGTCGTGTGGCGCGGCCACCCGCAGGCTGCAGAACTGGTGCGGCGCTTTAACCGCGAACTGGCGGCCATGAAGCGCAGTGGCGAGCTGGCGCGCTTGCTGGCCGATAGCCGACGCCGGGTATTTTTGCCGCAGCCGTGA